GTCAGCAGTTGTCGCTGCCGGTCCAGGTGGCGATGCCGTGGGAGACCCCGGTGACCGACCTGTACGGGCAGCACCTGCACGGCATGACCATGGGCCTGCGCACCGAGGTGGCGATCCGCGGCGCGGTCGACAAGGGCGACCTCGACCCGGTGTTCGTGCATCCGCTGCCGGTCCAGGAGCGCATCCTGGAGGCGTTCGGCCGGCTCGGTTTTTCGTTCAAGGGCGCCGACCTGGAGCGTGGGCACATTTCGGGGCTGCACCAGAGCCTGCCGTTCTACCAGGAGGTCGAGTACTACGCCGCCCCGCAGTACGCCCACAGCGTCAACGAGGTGGAGCTGACCTTCGTCGCCAACGAGCACGGCGTCGACGTCGTGCTGGAGTTCGACAAGCGTGGAGGCCTGTTCACCGGCGGCCACGACTCGTTCGGCCGCTACCACGCCGCCCACGCCGACGCTGACCGCGTCGACTGGGCGGCGCAGGTCGACGGCTGGGTCCGCCAGGCCCTCGACGGCTACCAGAGCCTGCACGCCGGCCACGGCTACGCTCCGCCCGCCCAGGGCTACGGCACGCCGGGCTACCCGCCTCCGCCGCCCGGCTACGGGCAGCCCGCGTACGGCGTCCCCGGCCACGGGCCCGCCGGGTACGGCCACCCCGGCGAGCACTACAAGGAGGAGCATCACGAGCGGCACGGTGGCCCCGGCATGGGTGGCGTCGCCGCGGGTGTGGTCGGTGGCGCCGCGCTCGGCTTCGCCGGCGGCATGGTCGCCGACGAGGTCTTCGACTTCGGTGACGACGAGGGCGGCGACGAGGAGGAGTGAATGCGTCCACAGTGGATCGAAGCGCCCGCTCCATGATCTAATTCGACAGATATGTCCGCACCCGACCGGATTGTCTGGTCGGGACTTCGAAGGAGTATGCATGCCCGTCACCGCCGACCTCACCAAGCTGGTCGACAAGGCCTACCAGGACAAGACCCTCACCGAGATCGTCGACGCCCCGGTGTCCGCCCTCGCCGGGGTCAGCGACGGCGACGCCAAGCTGCTCAAGGACGCCTTCAACATCACCACCGTCGGCGATCTGGGCCGTAACCCGTACTTCCGCACCGCCAACGCCCTGGTCGCCCTCGCCGGCGGCAAGTAGCGCCCCCACGGCGTGGTGCCGGGGCTTCCGGCACCACGCCGCATCGTGCAGGTGCGGCGCCGGCCTGGGCGCGAGGATGACAGCACCTCAGGTCCGCTGCCCCCATCTCAGGCGAGCACGCCCCGGCACGAGCCGAGCTGTCGGTTGCGCCGGCGATGGGATTCGGGCTCAGGTAGCCGCGACGGCGGGACAGTTGCCAGCAGGGGACGGTGGAGCCGCTGACGCCGTTCTGACGATCGGTGCGCGATTGCATGACAGGTGTGTGAAGAAGTGCCGGCATGCCATCGGGAAGGTTTCGCCGGCGGCACCCCAGGGGCACAGTGACCTCCGGCAGACAACCTCTGGAGGGACGGCTCTCGTGGAAGTTACCGGCTTCTTCACCGCCATCATCATCGGTCTGATCATCGGCGCGCTCGGCCGCCTGGTGGTGCCGGGCAAGCAGAACATCCCGATCTGGCTGACCCTGCTCATCGGCGTGGT
This genomic interval from Micromonospora coxensis contains the following:
- a CDS encoding sporulation protein — encoded protein: MVFKKMLGAFGVGGPSVDTVLSNPNTRPGLMLGGQVNLTGGSHDVEIDHITVGLVTRVEIDGAEEEYDALVEFHRVQVAGGLHLREGQQLSLPVQVAMPWETPVTDLYGQHLHGMTMGLRTEVAIRGAVDKGDLDPVFVHPLPVQERILEAFGRLGFSFKGADLERGHISGLHQSLPFYQEVEYYAAPQYAHSVNEVELTFVANEHGVDVVLEFDKRGGLFTGGHDSFGRYHAAHADADRVDWAAQVDGWVRQALDGYQSLHAGHGYAPPAQGYGTPGYPPPPPGYGQPAYGVPGHGPAGYGHPGEHYKEEHHERHGGPGMGGVAAGVVGGAALGFAGGMVADEVFDFGDDEGGDEEE